A region of the Stieleria neptunia genome:
ATCGACGCCACGATCCGTCGCTTGCGAAGACTTCTCGCCATCGTCGGGATCGTGGGCTTGCTGGCGACATTGGGACTGACTTGGCTCGCGGTCCGTCTGGCGCTGAAACCGATTGATGAAGCAGCCGAGCAAATTGCCGGCATTCACTCAGCGTCACTCGACCAACGCATCCACGAAAGCGCTCAGCAGCCTCGGGAACTTAGACCGCTTGTTCAGACGATCAACCAATTGCTGACGCGACTGCAATCAACGCTCGATCGTGAGCGAGCCTTTTCGGCTGACGTTGCCCACGAATTGCGAACGCCCCTTGCCGGCATCCGAGCGAAATTGGAAGTCGCGTTGTCGAAAAAGCGATCGGTCACCGATCACGAAGCGACCATGCGTCAGTGTTTGGCAATCACCGAGCAAACGTCAACCATGGTCGATAGCTTGTTGAAGACGACGCAAGCTCAACATGAATTATTCCATGAGACGAACGACTTAAAAGAGTTTGTCATCGAAGCCGTCGAGTCAAATTGCGACGGTGTGGCCGAGCGAGACCTAACGGTTTTATGGGATATCCCCGAAGGCACAGCATTGGAAGGCCCTCCCCAAACCGTCGCCATGTTGTTTCGTAATTTGATGGACAACGCGGTCACTTACGCTGATCCAGGTTCAACGATCAATCTCACAGTGGAAGTCAGCCCAAAGTTGCTGACGGTGCGAATCAGCAATCCCGCGAGCTACTTTCCAGCCGGCGATATCGACAAAGTCTTCGATCGGTTCTGGAGAGCCGACACGTCACGAACGGACACCGGCAAACAGAGCGGACTAGGTTTGCCGCTCTGCAAACGGCTCGCCGAGTCCCTGGGTGGAACGATCGA
Encoded here:
- a CDS encoding ATP-binding protein → MIRSLHGRLIALVGASVLILFAISGIFVCLLIEASLWSEFDSGLRDRVQSLSQLVEQDHEGLIFEWLEGGGVATPIDSNSEVLSVWKDGQVVNHFPTQADKLRLDVDSPRDIVEVQLADAQRGRAALLHFQPRVELEDIKDSGLDEVPSARVTIAFARPTAAIDATIRRLRRLLAIVGIVGLLATLGLTWLAVRLALKPIDEAAEQIAGIHSASLDQRIHESAQQPRELRPLVQTINQLLTRLQSTLDRERAFSADVAHELRTPLAGIRAKLEVALSKKRSVTDHEATMRQCLAITEQTSTMVDSLLKTTQAQHELFHETNDLKEFVIEAVESNCDGVAERDLTVLWDIPEGTALEGPPQTVAMLFRNLMDNAVTYADPGSTINLTVEVSPKLLTVRISNPASYFPAGDIDKVFDRFWRADTSRTDTGKQSGLGLPLCKRLAESLGGTIEASCEAKVFTVLLRFM